One region of Seriola aureovittata isolate HTS-2021-v1 ecotype China chromosome 15, ASM2101889v1, whole genome shotgun sequence genomic DNA includes:
- the zmp:0000001268 gene encoding CYTL1 domain-containing protein, with translation MAIFNHLLLVSSLVPLVLSYPFYPPTCYTKVLSMARELTQWAADLKRDPETSLCMAHMPDLYLDVHNGCVMYKMRTYISLVEGLRQRRCAYTRDVRKLGVTLRQLLIIMSEKCHGDLVFTIFDCAALER, from the exons ATGGCGATCTTTAACCACTTGTTGCTTGTTTCATCTTTGGTGCCGCTGGTGCTGAGCTACCCTTTCTACCCACCGACATGCTACACCAAGGTACTGAGCATGGCACGAGAGCTCACCCAGTGGGCAGCAGATTTGAAGAGGGACCCTGAAACT agtcTCTGCATGGCACACATGCCAGATCTCTACCTTGATGTCCAT AATGGTTGCGTGATGTACAAAATGAGGACCTACATCTCCTTGGTGGAGGGCCTGCGACAGCGCCGCTGCGCTTACACCAGAGACGTGAGGAAGCTGGGCGTCACGCTGAGACAGCTCCTCATCATCATGTCAGAGAAATGCCACGGG gaCTTGGTGTTCACGATCTTTGACTGTGCTGCGCTGGAGCGCTAA